A part of Rhipicephalus microplus isolate Deutch F79 chromosome 8, USDA_Rmic, whole genome shotgun sequence genomic DNA contains:
- the LOC119164412 gene encoding uncharacterized protein LOC119164412, producing MERAAGKMPSQPRSCKECCMQFTGPVPYLDHMQSAKHKKKMATLNQTDTPAAPLDTRVAGPVKSTSILRHPLPFSCKLCNVSMNCEAALTAHNKGKRHQRALKSQGTIQESTDVSSAKPLDDSASSVSGSNQAPVEDLSCEYCGIVLFKSMEYKLLHLETEAHRKDKQWPVTEQGYQSDEPLLKRPKTDYSKSEVTGGPNGRYDEYGGVYDQYSEYPAGASQYDGYGGL from the exons ATGGAGAGAGCTGCAGGCAAG ATGCCCTCACAACCACGGTCCTGCAAGGAATGCTGCATGCAGTTCACGGGCCCCGTGCCTTACCTGGACCACATGCAAAGCGCCAAGCACAAGAAGAAAATGGCAACCCTGAATCAGACTGACACGCCAGCTGCGCCTTTAGACACCAGAGTGGCGGGCCCCGTCAAGAGTACCTCCATACTGAGACATCCCCTGCCGTTTTCCTGCAAGCTCTGCAACGTCTCAATGAACTGCGAAGCAGCATTGACGGCACACAATAAG GGAAAAAGGCACCAGCGGGCCCTCAAGAGTCAAGGCACCATTCAGGAATCAACCGACGTGTCATCGGCAAAGCCGCTCGACGACTCTGCTTCTTCAGTCAGCGGTTCGAATCAGGCGCCGGTGGAAGATCTCTCTTGCGAGTACTGCGGCATTGTGCTTTTCAAGAGCATGGAGTATAAGCTCCTCCACCTGGAGACAGAAGCCCACCGGAAGGACAAGCAATGGCCCGTCACAGAGCAGGGGTATCAGAGCGACGAACCATTGCTGAAGAGGCCGAAAACGGACTACTCAAAAAGCGAAGTCACCGGAGGCCCCAACGGCAGATACGACGAGTACGGAGGCGTGTACGACCAGTACAGCGAGTACCCGGCTGGTGCCAGTCAATACGATGGATACGGCGGCCTCTGA